DNA from Tripterygium wilfordii isolate XIE 37 chromosome 15, ASM1340144v1, whole genome shotgun sequence:
aatatgacagGAGATGAAAACATAGCTGCAGGACTCAAAACATGACATATATAATCTGCATGCAATTGCAAAGCTACTACACCCATTTCTTGGTATATGCTAccgggaaaagaaaagaaaaacagattCTACCATAAAAAAGAACCAATCAATTTCTGTCTCCATAGAAGAAAATCAATCAGCTTCATCTCTAAAGCAAATCAAAGAGCAAACCATAACATATGCACAGCCACATGTTACATCTCTTTTGAAAACGAAATTGAGATCGAGACGGAGAGAGATTAGGGCCGCATACAGCTCACCACTCTTCTAGAGTCCACTGTGGTGGATCCACAACTGAAAAATAAGACTTAGAGAGGAAAAAGACATCAATATTCTATCAACTTAGTAAGTCATTCTCAAAGTTGGTCCTCATTCTGACAAGTCCATTTCCTAACACCTCACCACACAATActcaatcaaacacatgcaCCACACAGCCTGCAACTCTAAACTAACATTGCACTCAGAATCCTGGTCCTCATGAGTCATGAATATAGAAGATCTTCACAAATCCTATCTCCATGGAAACAATCAATCACGGGTCACTCAATCACCACAAATGGAAAGTGAATAATCTCATCTACCAGCTACAGAGTATAAACATGTCACTCCTATGATGGAAGGCTCTTCTTCATCGATCAGCTGGTCGACATTTCACGTACAGAAAATTATATTCTGAAATGCAAGAAACCATGCATGCTATCTCGCTATAAATTAACACTCTGTCCATTGATCAAAATAAgagcagaatatatatatatatacactcttcTTACTGttataatgaaaaaaataatgaatggaTGACTTCAACATCATTTGCggtgatatatttttttccaaacataCTAAAATGTATAAGCTAGTGACACTGACCTCCAATGCGAATAGCTGTATGAACTATATTGATGCGActtcttccaccgtatgcagaATATTCTCGTCCATTGAGAATTATTAACTTGTATCACTTTcaatgtccaaaatccaaagtaGCATTTCATGCCTCGCAAGAAGAATGACACTGACAGTGATAACCGGCCAAGTTCAGAGAAATATATGTACAATTGTATATGTGTAATCTACATGTTCTGTTTAATTACAAAATTCTAAATGAAATTCACAGGACGCCATTGAAAGAGAAAACATTAAGCAACCTTTGCCGGACCCAAGATTTCACACTCCAGTATGCCGAGAAACTTTTGTACATTGTACTTCCTAATTCCTATAGCCTAGTATATCTACAAGCTAGTGAAAGAGACACCAAGCCAGCTCATTGTCGGTTCACAAGGCTTAAGGCTAGTGGAGCCAACATTCGGGCAAACCTAGGCAGGGTCGGGTAAGTCAGTGTGCCAAGTATGAAACAGTTAAAGCTTAAGAGTGCAACTGCATCAGAAGCAGGCTTATTATTTATAGTGGAGAAAAATTGAACCACGCTCTTCAGCGACATACCAACAATAGTGAAAAGAGCCACCACAAGGGGCATGCAAGGGTCTTCAGCATGCCAGATAACAATTCCAACTAAAAGTGACAGCACTGCACTGAAAAGACTCTGAGAAAGTGCCACGGCTCGTCTTTGGTGAAGATCATAATCTGTGTCTAAATTTCTAAAGGCAAAATTAGCAGTAAATGGACGTATGGGCCCACTGTCTGAGGATTTTGTACTTAAGACAGCGGGCATTTCAGTTTTGCTCTGATTGTCCCATGAGTCTCTTTCCATCATGGGGTCTTGGTAGACAATGTCACTTCCCTCGTTACTGGAGTTCCATGACGGGATGCCACGCGCAATGCCACAGCTGCTGGAATTAGAAACGTCAATATCTTGCCGAACCCCAGTGTTACCATGGCCTCTGAAGCTCCAAAGCTCTTTACCAATAATCTCCTTCAGCCTAATGTTTTCATGCTTTAGATTTTGTAACTGTTGAAATAAGAAAGTCAATAGAAAAAGCATAAAGTTAGTATATATTAAACAGACATCTGTACTACGGGAAAACTTCTCATATATTAAGCAAGTTCCAGTTAAAGGTTCAGTGTGTATTGTGTACCTCACCCTTTAGCAGTTCAATTTTCTCAACAGCCTTATCATTTTCGTCTTCAACTTCTGCTAGCATCAACTCCATTATTTTACGCTCTTTAAGGGCTGTACGGAGACGGTCTTGAAGTTCCTTCATATCCCACACCATATTCTCCAACTCAGTATGCATGTCATGCACATGCTGTTCTAGCTGTGAACAAGGAGAGTTATTCACATACATCTTGGTATGGCCTAATAAGGGGTCTTGTTCAACCCTAGTGACAACagaaaacagggaaaaaaaaaacaaacaaacttctTTTGACAGAGCCTCTCATGATAATAGACAGACAAAAGTATAATAGTTGCATGTATGCGTCAATATGGAAAGAAACGAATTttgaaatgaaggaaaaaaaaacgaaaGTTCATAATATTTCTTAAAAATCTTATCAGAGATGCATTGAATCAATAACTACTTACCACTTAAGTGCTATTCATTGTTAATGCAACCAATAAAAAAGATGTACTCCAAGCAGTATTGGTGGCAGTGCTGATTTAGAAGAACCAAAAACAGTAGACTAAAGTAAAGAAAGAACAGAAATACTAACCAGCCTCTCCTTTTGTAAGGCAGACAAAACACGCATAGGAAGAGTTATCAGAGCTACGAACAAAATCAATGCTCTCCAAAACAGATTCAAATGGAAGACGATTGCAGCTTGTACCAGTTCAATCCATGTGTGAATAACAATGGCTACTGTTCTCACGCCTGCCGTGCATGCCGATTTGCA
Protein-coding regions in this window:
- the LOC120017086 gene encoding uncharacterized protein LOC120017086, which produces MAYLFELIATVIIFVATKPFSLCKSACTAGVRTVAIVIHTWIELVQAAIVFHLNLFWRALILFVALITLPMRVLSALQKERLLEQHVHDMHTELENMVWDMKELQDRLRTALKERKIMELMLAEVEDENDKAVEKIELLKGELQNLKHENIRLKEIIGKELWSFRGHGNTGVRQDIDVSNSSSCGIARGIPSWNSSNEGSDIVYQDPMMERDSWDNQSKTEMPAVLSTKSSDSGPIRPFTANFAFRNLDTDYDLHQRRAVALSQSLFSAVLSLLVGIVIWHAEDPCMPLVVALFTIVGMSLKSVVQFFSTINNKPASDAVALLSFNCFILGTLTYPTLPRFARMLAPLALSLVNRQ